The following are encoded in a window of Oncorhynchus mykiss isolate Arlee chromosome Y, USDA_OmykA_1.1, whole genome shotgun sequence genomic DNA:
- the LOC110509396 gene encoding barrier-to-autointegration factor-like → MSGNKKGPPTTSQKHQGFVTDPIGNRSVRDVPGIGPAHGRTLEERGMPRADQLSGDYLKRVWDHGQFQDNLKNTTGANAKQQRDVYNGMREWTDNNM, encoded by the exons ATGTCTGGAAACAAGAAAG GACCCCCCACCACTTCTCAAAAGCACCAAGGCTTTGTCACGGACCCAATAGGAAACCGGTCTGTGAGGGATGTACCGGGGATTGGACCCGCACACGGCCGCACGTTGGAGGAGAGGGGCATGCCTAG GGCTGACCAGTTGTCGGGTGATTACCTGAAGAGAGTTTGGGACCACGGCCAGTTCCAGGACAATCTGAAGAATACCACAGGGGCCAACGCCAAGCAACAGAGGGACGTCTACAATGGAATGAGAGAGTGGACCGACAACAACATGTAG